From Halotia branconii CENA392, the proteins below share one genomic window:
- the nifH gene encoding nitrogenase iron protein, whose amino-acid sequence MAVDEKIRQIAFYGKGGIGKSTTSQNTLAAMAEMGQRILIVGCDPKADSTRLMLHSKAQTTVLHLAAERGAVEDLELEEVMLTGFRGVRCVESGGPEPGVGCAGRGIITAINFLEENGAYQDVDFVSYDVLGDVVCGGFAMPIREGKAQEIYIVTSGEMMAMYAANNIARGILKYAHTGGVRLGGLICNSRKVDREIELIETLAERLNTQMIHFVPRDNIVQHAELRRMTVNEYAPDSNQGQEYRALAKKIINNEKLTIPTPIEMDELEALLIEFGILESDEEAAKLIAADAAAAAAK is encoded by the coding sequence ATGGCTGTTGACGAAAAAATCAGACAGATAGCTTTCTACGGTAAAGGTGGTATTGGTAAGTCCACCACTTCCCAAAACACCCTAGCTGCTATGGCAGAAATGGGTCAACGCATTCTAATCGTTGGTTGTGACCCTAAAGCTGACTCCACTCGTTTGATGCTGCACAGTAAAGCTCAAACTACCGTGCTTCACTTGGCTGCTGAACGTGGTGCAGTTGAAGATTTGGAACTCGAAGAAGTAATGCTCACCGGTTTCCGTGGCGTACGTTGCGTAGAATCTGGTGGTCCAGAACCCGGTGTAGGTTGTGCTGGTCGTGGTATTATCACCGCTATTAACTTCTTAGAAGAAAACGGTGCATACCAAGACGTTGACTTCGTATCTTACGACGTACTAGGTGACGTTGTATGTGGTGGTTTTGCTATGCCTATCCGTGAAGGTAAAGCACAAGAAATCTACATCGTTACCTCTGGTGAAATGATGGCGATGTATGCTGCCAACAACATCGCTCGTGGTATTTTGAAATATGCTCACACTGGCGGTGTGCGCTTAGGTGGCTTGATTTGTAACAGCCGTAAAGTTGACCGCGAAATCGAATTGATCGAAACTCTGGCAGAACGTTTGAACACCCAGATGATTCACTTCGTACCCCGCGACAACATCGTTCAACACGCAGAATTGCGCCGGATGACTGTTAACGAGTACGCACCAGATAGCAACCAAGGTCAAGAATACCGCGCTTTAGCTAAGAAGATCATCAACAACGAAAAGCTCACCATCCCCACACCCATTGAGATGGACGAACTAGAAGCACTGTTGATCGAGTTCGGTATCCTCGAAAGCGACGAAGAAGCAGCAAAACTTATTGCTGCTGACGCTGCTGCTGCTGCTGCTAAATAA